Proteins from a genomic interval of Chiloscyllium plagiosum isolate BGI_BamShark_2017 chromosome 36, ASM401019v2, whole genome shotgun sequence:
- the hepacama gene encoding hepatic and glial cell adhesion molecule a translates to MWVQDFPYLKLTMNCSFENGSNPQLSWMEDNASLLFEPRFQLSADLRSLVVINLTSSDCGVYICTIQNHVNRVQTQQLIAGDQFQACLQLLSQGKYLAVVLCILLVFSSIVTIIVIKLHRKRQRGDVLNAPAKNAKGSTETTGRGEVSVPGRPQESTAWIGEEGGSPTHFSLSRTVRVLGTL, encoded by the exons ATGTGGGTACAGGACTTTCCGTACTTGAAGCTGACCATGAACTGTTCATTCGAGAATGGTTCCAACCCCCAACTTTCCTGGATGGAAGACAATGCCAGTCTCCTGTTTGAGCCAcggttccagctgtctgctgacCTCCGCAGTTTAGTTGTCATCAACCTAACCAGCTCAGATTGTGGAGTTTATATTTGCACCATTCAAAACCATGTGAACAGGGTCCAGACCCAGCAGCTCATTGCAG GTGACCAGTTCCAGGCCTGTTTGCAACTCCTCAGTCAGGGGAAATATTTAGCTGTTGTCCTCTGCATCTTGCTTGTGTTCAGCTCCATCGTGACTATCATTGTGATCAAACTCCACAGAAAGAGGCAACGGGGTGATGTTCTCAATGCACCTGCAAAGAATGCCAAgggcagcacagaaacaactgGGAGAGGGGAGGTCTCAGTCCCAGGCAGGCCACAGGAATCcactgcctggattggagaggagggtggctCACCCACACACTTCAGTTTGAGTCGCACTGTGCGGGTTCTGGGCACTCTATAA